GAAGTACGACTCGGGCACCAGCCACGCCGACAACCTGCGCTCGCTCGAGCTGTTCGGCACGGAGGTCATCCCGCGCGTGCGGCAGCTGCTCGGGGCGCCTGCATCGCCTGCATCGCCTGCAGAGATGTGACCATCGGCCGGTATGCGCCCGCCTTGGCGGCCGATGACCAATCTCTGCCGGAGAGCGGATGGGTCGGCGCGACTAGGCGAGCACGGCCTCGGCGCGCTCCAGCAGCCGCTGCGCCGAGGATGCGCCGCGGTCGTCGCCGCGGCCGGCGTTGGCGAGCGCGTGACCGAGCAGGTGCGTCACCGCGATCGCCGTGACGCGGGCGTCGCCCTCCCAGCCGGCCTGCAGCTCGTCGGCGAACGCGGCGAGCGCGTGCGCCGACTCCGCCGACGGCGCGCGCTCGATGGCAGAGACCACCACGTGCCCGAACAGTGCACCGCGGTCGTCGGCCGGGTCGCCGAGGCCTGCCGTGTCGATGTCGAGGATGCCGGTGATCGCCGACGGGTCCTGCTCGTCGACGAAGATCTGGCCGAGGTGCAGGTCGCCGTGGATCGTGACGGGTCGCGGCACCGGCGTCGCCGCGTAGCGCTCCCGCACGGCGGCGGCCAGCTTGGCCGTCTGCCGCGCGAAGACCGGCGCCGTCTCCTCCATGCGATCCGCGTACCAGTCGACGCGGCGGGCCAGCGACTCCCTGGCGCCGATCGTCACGGGCACGCTCGCGATGTGGCGGGTGAGCTCGTCGAGCCCGCGGGCGAAGCGCGGCCGGTCGATCCGCTCGAAGACGTCGATCGCGGGAACGCCGGGCAGCTCACCGAGCAGCACCAGGCCCGCCTCCGAGAAGCCCAGCGAGCGCGGCACGGGGATGCCGGCGCCACGGAAGCGCTCGTGCAGGTCGTGGATCGTGGCGGCGAGCGAGGGGTGCACGACCT
The window above is part of the Agrococcus sp. ARC_14 genome. Proteins encoded here:
- a CDS encoding phosphotransferase; protein product: MLDNAAAVLMRLLAESGRELVDFAQKDVEPVNEGFIVGFSCGVRTPQDTIERVTIYVNTSPTAPTDEHTVELADASGRRLTAWVYPQDPSLPSLPAVSYPEAAGVVLAKFGIAAEGASLRMEAYRPGKRAVLRVDTATDSWFAKVVHPSLAATIHDLHERFRGAGIPVPRSLGFSEAGLVLLGELPGVPAIDVFERIDRPRFARGLDELTRHIASVPVTIGARESLARRVDWYADRMEETAPVFARQTAKLAAAVRERYAATPVPRPVTIHGDLHLGQIFVDEQDPSAITGILDIDTAGLGDPADDRGALFGHVVVSAIERAPSAESAHALAAFADELQAGWEGDARVTAIAVTHLLGHALANAGRGDDRGASSAQRLLERAEAVLA